In the Colwellia sp. 20A7 genome, one interval contains:
- a CDS encoding polysaccharide biosynthesis/export family protein, with protein sequence MKNLFIRSIASALMLILTSNIASAAVSITKDESNEAKQAISLSSDDSNENNNSENTNHNSNSNNTIQAYGQWLFTGGFKENSFVGSNPNYKITQGDNLLVQLWGGIDYQAEVKVDPQGNIFIPKVGPIKVLGVSNAEINNVVLKGIKRVYKSNVEAYVNLMSSQTVKVFLSGLVNKPGLYEGQSADSILRFIDLAGGIKTELGSMRHIEVKRNNQTKYTIDLYDFIQHGTMPAIQLQEGDVIFVAAKHGDVTIEGDVGFSGTYQLKEDTAKLGNILNAVIAKKKATHITIIAPENTNGETELSVQQYAMDEALANNTIEVKAGSLIKVSSQLRAKEISIELIGEHNSQFEIVLPWGASLADLLADVKYTKLSNRDAIQLFRASVATRQKDMLLASLSALEQSVLTARSQTNEAAQLRSAEASTILQWIEKAKLVEPKGQVLLSDGYNASQIILQQGDRIVVPTKRNLVMIHGEVLFPTAIAYNGDMNINEYIAKAGGATDDLDDMNILIMKPNGDFVDVNEHLNSKKQISAGDEIFVLAKPDPKSFQLTKDITQVMYQIAVSAAVILAL encoded by the coding sequence GTGAAAAATTTGTTTATAAGAAGCATCGCCAGTGCGTTAATGCTGATATTAACCAGTAATATTGCTTCGGCTGCAGTAAGCATCACCAAAGATGAAAGCAATGAAGCTAAGCAAGCGATATCACTTAGTAGTGATGATAGTAATGAAAATAACAACAGTGAAAATACTAACCACAATAGTAACAGTAACAACACCATCCAAGCTTATGGCCAATGGTTATTTACCGGTGGCTTTAAAGAAAATTCATTTGTTGGTAGTAACCCAAACTATAAAATCACCCAGGGTGATAATTTACTAGTGCAATTGTGGGGTGGTATCGATTACCAAGCAGAGGTAAAAGTTGATCCACAAGGTAATATTTTTATTCCTAAAGTTGGCCCAATTAAAGTATTAGGCGTAAGTAACGCAGAAATTAATAACGTGGTATTAAAAGGTATAAAGCGTGTTTATAAGTCAAATGTAGAAGCTTATGTTAATTTAATGTCTAGCCAAACGGTTAAAGTATTTTTATCAGGGTTAGTGAACAAACCCGGCTTATATGAAGGACAAAGTGCTGATAGTATTTTACGTTTTATTGATCTTGCTGGCGGCATAAAAACTGAACTTGGCAGTATGCGTCATATTGAAGTAAAGCGAAATAACCAAACAAAATATACCATCGACTTATACGATTTTATTCAACATGGCACTATGCCCGCTATTCAATTACAAGAAGGCGATGTAATATTTGTTGCTGCTAAACATGGCGACGTAACCATTGAAGGCGATGTTGGCTTTAGTGGCACATATCAACTAAAAGAAGATACTGCTAAATTAGGTAATATCCTAAATGCCGTTATCGCAAAGAAAAAAGCCACTCATATTACAATAATAGCACCCGAAAATACTAATGGTGAAACTGAGCTATCAGTACAACAATATGCCATGGATGAGGCGCTTGCCAATAACACGATTGAAGTAAAAGCTGGCTCACTCATTAAGGTGTCTTCACAACTACGCGCCAAAGAAATTAGTATTGAACTGATTGGCGAGCATAACTCTCAATTTGAAATTGTATTACCTTGGGGTGCAAGTTTGGCTGACTTATTGGCCGATGTTAAATATACCAAACTATCGAATAGAGACGCTATTCAATTATTTAGAGCCTCAGTTGCCACACGCCAAAAAGATATGCTATTAGCCTCGTTATCAGCATTAGAACAAAGTGTACTAACGGCCCGTTCACAAACCAATGAAGCAGCACAATTACGTTCAGCTGAAGCAAGTACCATTTTACAATGGATTGAGAAAGCAAAACTAGTAGAGCCTAAAGGACAAGTATTATTATCTGACGGCTACAATGCTTCGCAAATTATTTTACAACAAGGTGACCGCATTGTTGTACCAACGAAACGTAACTTAGTCATGATACATGGCGAAGTATTATTCCCTACAGCAATTGCCTACAACGGCGACATGAATATCAATGAATATATCGCCAAAGCCGGTGGTGCTACTGATGATTTAGATGATATGAATATATTGATCATGAAGCCCAATGGCGACTTTGTTGATGTAAATGAGCATTTAAACAGTAAAAAACAAATTAGTGCTGGTGATGAAATATTTGTGTTAGCTAAACCTGATCCAAAATCATTCCAGTTAACTAAAGATATAACACAAGTGATGTATCAAATAGCTGTTAGTGCAGCGGTTATATTAGCTCTTTAA
- a CDS encoding MmcQ/YjbR family DNA-binding protein — protein MTDNLIAQQIEGYLLSKPDTSVYSPFGDDIKVFRVKDKMFATLALGKGNEQSTNGKMKGSFCINLKCDPDEAIMLRDIFPAVIPGYHMNKRLWNTIILDGSIPPGEIERMIDNSFNLVVSKMTKKDQASILVHL, from the coding sequence ATGACAGATAACTTAATTGCTCAACAGATAGAAGGTTACTTGCTTTCAAAGCCTGACACCTCTGTATATTCCCCTTTTGGTGATGATATAAAAGTATTTCGTGTGAAAGATAAAATGTTTGCCACACTCGCTTTAGGCAAGGGTAATGAACAAAGTACTAACGGGAAAATGAAAGGTAGTTTTTGCATTAATTTAAAATGTGATCCTGATGAAGCTATTATGTTACGTGATATATTTCCTGCTGTAATCCCCGGTTATCATATGAATAAAAGACTTTGGAATACCATTATTCTTGATGGCTCAATACCGCCAGGAGAAATTGAGCGCATGATTGATAATTCATTTAACCTTGTGGTGAGTAAAATGACCAAGAAAGATCAGGCATCTATCTTGGTTCATTTATGA
- a CDS encoding capsular polysaccharide biosynthesis protein, translating into MTIWIQSKGVLARKKQIESCLSQSLSLFVKNKVDSTHDSFAGWGLKANTNKIKQQASDFGVPYLHLEDGFIGYIGHPAKQGHAVSLISDSQGIYYDARQPCNLESLIKEPLSEAQLARTNALIKLITNSGITKYNVYDAAELPELLKAKLLNIKQQKILIVDQVSGDLSITGAMADESSFVAMIAQAKANYPNATLLIRTHPDTRLGKKKGVLAKLIANGELTNVEVINEHCHPHALINAVDAVYTVSSQMGFEALLLNKPVYCFGLPFYAGWGLTHDQLHCDRREKISLQQLTYAALVKYCHYYNPVLQVKCELEEVINLISLQQKGKPQYRRLYLIGFSLWKRAFMKHFCRHLADELVFTKQPPVTIAENDMLLVWGAKYPELTHCFRVEDGFIRSNGLGANLCRPSSLSIDQAGIYFDNRTPSDLEHALNENVLTVNELKRGQALIKKINDTGVSKYNVGEHNAITINNQHKKILLVIGQVDGDASIVTGSLNIKSNEALLYAVKEQHPDCYIIYKPHPDVVSGNREGNVSLECISQCVDEQIIHQSLTSLYAHIDELHTMTSLSGFEALLNNVVVHTWGQPFYAGWGLTTDYYPPKRRFKTITLPELVFTTLVQYPLYIDWGTGLWVTPELLIDKIADGKNQDIKKKSFWNRKLLKLQYIFEIFRSRH; encoded by the coding sequence ATGACCATTTGGATCCAGTCAAAAGGCGTACTTGCCCGCAAAAAGCAAATTGAAAGTTGTCTATCACAATCATTATCTTTATTTGTTAAAAATAAAGTAGACTCAACTCATGATAGTTTTGCAGGCTGGGGACTTAAAGCGAATACTAATAAAATCAAACAACAGGCTAGTGATTTTGGTGTCCCTTATTTACACCTAGAAGATGGTTTTATTGGTTATATTGGCCACCCTGCTAAACAAGGTCATGCTGTTTCATTGATTTCAGACTCGCAAGGTATTTATTATGATGCCCGCCAGCCCTGTAATTTAGAATCACTAATAAAAGAACCGTTAAGTGAAGCACAGTTAGCCCGTACAAATGCCTTAATAAAGCTAATAACGAACAGCGGCATCACTAAATATAATGTTTATGATGCAGCTGAGTTGCCAGAGTTGTTAAAGGCAAAATTGTTGAATATTAAGCAACAAAAAATATTAATTGTTGACCAAGTTTCTGGGGATTTATCTATCACCGGTGCGATGGCTGATGAAAGTAGTTTTGTTGCCATGATCGCGCAAGCGAAAGCAAATTACCCTAATGCTACCTTGTTAATTCGTACACACCCAGATACTCGCCTTGGCAAGAAGAAAGGTGTATTAGCTAAACTTATTGCTAATGGGGAATTAACCAATGTTGAAGTTATTAATGAACATTGTCATCCTCATGCATTAATCAACGCTGTTGATGCGGTATATACGGTGTCGTCGCAAATGGGGTTTGAAGCATTATTACTTAATAAGCCAGTTTATTGTTTTGGACTGCCATTTTATGCGGGTTGGGGATTAACGCACGACCAACTTCATTGCGACCGACGTGAAAAAATATCGCTGCAGCAGCTTACCTATGCTGCTTTGGTTAAGTACTGCCATTATTACAACCCCGTATTGCAAGTAAAATGTGAACTTGAAGAGGTTATTAACCTTATTAGTTTGCAACAAAAAGGCAAGCCGCAATACCGTCGCCTTTATTTAATTGGCTTTTCGTTATGGAAGCGCGCCTTTATGAAACATTTTTGTCGACATTTAGCCGATGAACTTGTTTTTACCAAGCAGCCACCCGTAACAATTGCTGAAAATGACATGCTGCTGGTTTGGGGCGCTAAATACCCTGAATTAACTCACTGTTTTCGTGTGGAAGATGGTTTTATTCGCTCAAATGGTTTGGGCGCTAATTTGTGCCGCCCTTCTTCATTGTCTATTGATCAAGCAGGCATCTATTTTGATAATCGCACGCCAAGCGACCTTGAACACGCCTTAAATGAAAATGTATTAACGGTAAATGAGTTAAAACGAGGCCAAGCATTAATTAAAAAGATTAACGACACTGGGGTTAGTAAATATAATGTCGGCGAGCACAACGCGATTACGATTAATAATCAGCATAAAAAAATATTACTGGTTATCGGCCAAGTTGATGGTGATGCATCAATTGTTACCGGTAGTTTAAACATAAAAAGTAATGAAGCGTTACTTTATGCGGTGAAAGAACAACACCCTGATTGTTATATTATTTATAAACCGCATCCTGATGTAGTGTCGGGTAATCGTGAAGGTAATGTATCGTTAGAATGCATATCACAGTGCGTTGATGAACAAATTATCCACCAGTCTTTAACAAGTTTGTATGCACATATTGATGAATTACATACCATGACCTCGTTAAGCGGTTTTGAAGCTTTATTAAATAATGTTGTTGTTCATACCTGGGGACAACCGTTTTATGCTGGTTGGGGACTAACCACTGATTACTACCCGCCTAAAAGACGATTTAAAACGATAACCTTACCCGAACTGGTATTTACTACGTTGGTTCAATACCCGCTTTATATTGATTGGGGCACGGGCTTATGGGTAACACCTGAGTTGTTAATTGATAAAATTGCTGATGGCAAGAACCAAGATATTAAAAAAAAGTCGTTTTGGAATAGAAAATTATTAAAGTTACAGTATATTTTTGAAATATTCCGCTCCAGACATTAA
- a CDS encoding TonB-dependent receptor, translating into MRTSITRLSLAVKLVLLSAMTSSSLIMSNTALAGETKDISDNLEVITITNQRHHSLESSIRYVQGKTSVPDLADWLISVPGANINSNGPITGIAQYRGLYGDRVATSLDGHPVIGAGPNAMDTPLSYSTPLIVDSMTVYRGIAPVSAGINTLGGAIEVKMRKAEKMNNTTTNVNGDIQVGYRNNNSAKTLSAVTNIAKDNIAVLLYGNSQLGDSMESSNDVVIQPTDFDKVQVGGDIRYSKNDNEVGLNYHYTDTNDSGTPALPMDIEYIESHRVTLDGVFSLHEWQGEWQLGYTDADHGMTNFLMRTNDDPSAYRRNNATAETSNFTFELAKEFYFGELSFGIDGYFATHDSVITNPSNMMFEIVNFNDVEDNRYGLFVEWQKQFNQTTVQLGARLKRAESNAGNVSNSMAMMDMDSDMDMSDDMDMSDGMDSDMEMQSMASLASELQDGFNETNRQVSDNNLDIALNTQTTLSNNLSISAGIGVKTRAPSYQELYLWTPMESTGGLADGHTYIGDINLKSETAYQLDLGLNYQDDTLMIAPHIFYQSIDDYIQGTSIGMDDMAAKQMATMMAGDTNPLKFSNVDAKLYGFDLNGYYNITNEIQLFTIINYVQGERRDINDNLYRIAPLNGQVQLSYTGQNWMVKTSLVMAAKQTKVSSTNDEQETAGYGVLNVDAQYYVNNEVTLRFGVDNLLDKSYQKHLGGYNRVKGTDVAVMSRLPQEGVSAWVEATYSF; encoded by the coding sequence ATGCGCACTTCTATTACGCGTTTATCTCTTGCCGTAAAACTTGTTTTATTATCAGCAATGACTTCTTCGTCTCTAATTATGTCTAATACAGCTTTAGCAGGTGAGACTAAGGATATTAGTGACAATTTAGAAGTCATCACTATTACTAACCAACGCCATCACAGTTTAGAAAGTAGTATAAGGTATGTTCAAGGAAAAACGAGTGTTCCTGACCTAGCTGACTGGCTCATTTCAGTCCCAGGCGCAAACATTAATAGCAATGGTCCAATTACCGGTATTGCACAATATCGAGGTTTATATGGTGATAGAGTAGCTACGTCACTTGATGGACATCCTGTTATTGGTGCAGGGCCTAATGCTATGGATACGCCACTGAGTTATTCAACACCATTAATTGTTGATTCAATGACAGTATACCGTGGCATTGCACCGGTATCAGCAGGCATTAATACCCTTGGTGGTGCGATTGAAGTGAAAATGCGTAAAGCTGAAAAAATGAACAACACAACCACAAACGTAAATGGCGATATTCAAGTTGGCTACCGTAATAACAACAGCGCTAAAACTTTATCAGCGGTGACCAATATTGCTAAAGATAATATTGCCGTTTTACTCTACGGTAATAGCCAATTGGGCGATAGTATGGAAAGCAGCAACGACGTTGTTATTCAACCTACCGATTTTGACAAAGTACAAGTCGGTGGTGACATTCGTTATAGCAAAAATGATAACGAAGTCGGGCTAAATTACCATTATACAGACACGAATGACTCAGGTACGCCAGCGTTACCGATGGACATTGAATATATTGAAAGTCATCGAGTGACGTTAGATGGTGTTTTTAGTTTACATGAATGGCAAGGCGAATGGCAGCTAGGCTATACCGATGCTGATCATGGCATGACAAACTTTTTAATGCGTACAAACGATGATCCTTCCGCCTACCGCCGTAATAACGCGACAGCAGAAACGTCAAACTTTACCTTTGAATTAGCGAAAGAATTTTATTTTGGTGAGCTATCTTTTGGTATAGATGGATATTTTGCAACCCATGATTCAGTGATCACTAATCCAAGTAATATGATGTTTGAAATTGTTAATTTTAATGACGTTGAAGACAATCGTTATGGCTTATTTGTAGAATGGCAAAAGCAGTTTAACCAAACCACAGTGCAGTTGGGTGCTAGGTTAAAACGAGCTGAGTCTAATGCCGGAAACGTAAGTAATTCAATGGCAATGATGGACATGGACTCAGATATGGACATGAGTGACGATATGGATATGAGCGATGGCATGGATTCTGATATGGAAATGCAAAGTATGGCAAGTTTAGCAAGCGAGCTACAAGATGGTTTTAATGAGACTAATCGTCAAGTATCTGACAACAACCTTGATATTGCGTTAAATACACAAACAACCCTTTCTAATAATTTATCGATTTCTGCAGGCATTGGTGTAAAAACGCGTGCGCCATCATACCAAGAGCTTTATTTATGGACGCCAATGGAATCAACAGGCGGCTTAGCTGATGGCCATACTTATATTGGCGACATCAACTTGAAGTCAGAAACAGCGTATCAACTCGATTTAGGCCTAAATTATCAGGATGATACGTTGATGATTGCGCCTCATATTTTCTATCAATCAATTGATGACTATATTCAGGGCACCTCAATAGGCATGGATGACATGGCCGCTAAACAAATGGCGACTATGATGGCTGGCGACACCAACCCGCTGAAGTTCTCTAATGTTGATGCCAAGCTTTATGGCTTTGATCTGAACGGTTATTACAATATTACCAACGAAATACAGTTATTCACCATTATTAACTATGTACAAGGTGAACGTCGTGACATTAATGATAACTTATATCGTATTGCACCACTTAATGGCCAAGTTCAATTAAGCTATACAGGGCAAAACTGGATGGTAAAAACAAGCTTAGTGATGGCAGCAAAACAAACGAAAGTCTCGTCAACTAACGATGAGCAAGAAACGGCAGGTTATGGTGTACTTAATGTTGATGCTCAATATTATGTGAATAACGAGGTTACTTTACGTTTTGGTGTGGATAACTTGTTAGATAAAAGCTATCAAAAGCATTTAGGTGGTTATAACCGCGTAAAAGGCACTGATGTTGCTGTAATGTCGAGGCTACCACAAGAAGGCGTGAGTGCTTGGGTTGAAGCGACTTATAGTTTTTAA
- a CDS encoding substrate-binding domain-containing protein, with protein sequence MAIWSVETMTLAQAPNKVEGRVRITAPPGVCFAFLPQVGQKLKESYPGIQLEVLSGTNTFNLTRGEADISLRTEKPKDNDLICLASFYCGINVYVAEDVANSLSDDVTLQDLNWICWSEDHDHLLTNQILKREIQNFKPVFSANDYNVQIAACCTGLGALALPNGFVESPLIKELTVLNVDLSELAAGELHIVIHKRYQHVERVVIVAELLKTYFSEIWAH encoded by the coding sequence ATGGCTATTTGGTCGGTTGAAACCATGACGTTAGCTCAAGCACCCAATAAAGTTGAAGGGAGAGTTCGGATCACTGCTCCTCCTGGCGTTTGTTTTGCTTTTCTCCCACAAGTGGGACAAAAACTAAAAGAAAGCTATCCCGGTATTCAGCTTGAAGTGTTAAGTGGCACCAATACGTTTAATTTAACACGCGGTGAGGCTGATATATCACTTCGTACAGAAAAACCAAAAGATAACGATTTAATTTGTTTGGCGTCTTTTTATTGTGGCATAAACGTGTATGTCGCGGAAGATGTTGCTAACTCGTTAAGTGATGATGTGACTTTGCAAGATTTAAATTGGATCTGTTGGTCTGAAGATCATGACCATTTACTGACGAATCAAATTTTAAAGAGAGAAATACAGAATTTTAAGCCAGTATTTAGCGCGAATGATTATAACGTGCAAATCGCAGCTTGTTGTACCGGATTAGGAGCATTAGCCTTACCTAATGGTTTTGTAGAAAGTCCCTTAATTAAAGAGCTTACAGTGTTAAATGTTGATCTAAGTGAATTGGCAGCGGGTGAGTTACATATCGTCATCCATAAACGCTACCAACACGTTGAAAGAGTAGTCATAGTGGCTGAGTTACTAAAAACATATTTTAGCGAGATTTGGGCACATTAA
- a CDS encoding MBL fold metallo-hydrolase — translation MTALTTTEDYINAQNVALKGVFLTHLHLDHISGMSAINKQVPLYVGQGETQERYFLYAATQGITDIMLEGRPALQEWAEDYIDVFGDGSVFAIHSPGHTAGSTAYLVNSIESPVLFTGDASHTSWGWNHSVEPGSFSTDQIRSRASLNKLIKLVKSYPEISVQPGHQSL, via the coding sequence ATGACAGCACTTACTACAACGGAAGATTATATCAACGCACAAAACGTGGCTTTAAAAGGTGTGTTTTTAACTCATTTACACCTTGATCATATCAGTGGTATGTCGGCAATAAATAAACAGGTGCCTTTGTATGTAGGGCAAGGTGAAACTCAAGAAAGGTATTTCTTATATGCGGCAACGCAAGGTATAACCGATATAATGCTTGAAGGTAGACCCGCATTACAAGAGTGGGCTGAAGACTATATTGATGTATTTGGTGACGGTAGTGTATTTGCTATTCATTCACCAGGCCACACTGCTGGTTCTACCGCCTATTTAGTCAATAGCATTGAAAGCCCTGTACTTTTTACTGGTGATGCAAGTCATACGTCGTGGGGCTGGAATCATAGTGTTGAACCGGGCAGTTTTTCAACCGACCAAATTCGTAGTCGAGCAAGTTTAAATAAACTCATTAAGTTAGTTAAAAGTTATCCTGAAATTAGCGTACAGCCTGGACATCAAAGTTTGTAA
- a CDS encoding glycosyltransferase: protein MVNYILVNPLKNSGFGISSYIDVISAYLDEDVFHNVKVHVISNEDKLERSAFQDYVATYIRKNFSPSDTIVESPETYASTLKLDGYFIHVRLHTPIAVVQRINKTPIDEVRFEEECQVINNADVVSAPSDAIVEELSNDIQFSKINKIVYRNPIIQAHNYGAYLKEYDVVFMGRNERLKGVGYLNSILEKLPAHYNVLIFGQRMNDFDLSTNIQCKVTLKGALYGENKLAALHKSKCILALSLFENCSMVILEALAMKIPVICWDVAGNSEFIADGVVSGAALGDVDCINKHILNINKADLQQHRFNEICFLIYSECISGLKNIIHHFDETMFEGEEISRHNFRNYKFSGISLNRKSLPLPDNTYILDTAKDSISTFDFTVFDETKINNIIVKGEVGSDLFEYIQKSNFNTSEIPNLQTKDV from the coding sequence ATGGTCAACTATATACTTGTTAACCCGTTGAAAAACAGTGGATTTGGAATTTCTTCCTATATAGATGTTATTAGCGCTTATTTAGACGAAGATGTGTTTCATAATGTTAAAGTCCACGTTATATCTAATGAAGATAAACTCGAGCGTTCAGCATTTCAAGATTATGTTGCTACCTATATAAGAAAAAATTTCTCTCCTAGTGACACCATAGTTGAATCACCTGAAACCTATGCATCTACATTAAAATTAGATGGATATTTTATCCATGTTCGGCTGCACACACCAATCGCTGTAGTACAAAGAATCAATAAAACTCCTATTGATGAAGTTAGGTTTGAAGAAGAGTGTCAGGTTATTAATAATGCTGATGTCGTTTCAGCTCCATCTGATGCAATAGTGGAAGAGCTATCTAATGATATTCAATTTTCAAAAATTAATAAAATCGTTTACAGAAATCCAATAATACAAGCGCATAATTATGGCGCGTATTTGAAAGAATATGATGTAGTGTTTATGGGGCGAAATGAACGATTAAAAGGTGTTGGCTATCTAAATAGCATTTTAGAAAAACTACCTGCGCATTACAATGTATTAATCTTTGGTCAACGAATGAATGACTTTGATTTATCTACTAACATTCAATGTAAAGTAACACTTAAAGGGGCACTATATGGTGAAAATAAGTTAGCCGCTTTACATAAATCTAAATGTATATTAGCACTTAGTCTCTTCGAAAATTGCTCTATGGTTATTTTAGAGGCTTTGGCAATGAAGATACCTGTTATTTGTTGGGATGTTGCAGGAAATTCAGAGTTTATTGCTGATGGCGTCGTTTCTGGTGCAGCATTAGGAGACGTTGATTGTATTAATAAGCATATTTTAAATATAAATAAAGCTGATTTACAACAACACAGGTTTAATGAGATATGCTTTCTGATTTATAGTGAATGTATAAGCGGGTTAAAAAATATCATACATCACTTTGATGAAACGATGTTTGAAGGTGAGGAAATATCAAGGCACAATTTTAGAAATTATAAATTTTCGGGTATCTCTTTAAATAGAAAATCTCTTCCACTACCAGACAATACCTATATTTTAGATACAGCTAAAGATTCTATTTCAACTTTTGATTTTACAGTGTTTGATGAGACCAAAATAAATAATATTATAGTGAAAGGTGAAGTAGGTTCAGATTTGTTTGAATATATACAAAAAAGTAATTTTAATACCAGCGAGATCCCAAATTTACAAACGAAGGACGTATAA
- a CDS encoding capsular polysaccharide export protein, LipB/KpsS family: MALTLLSDNIHFTQRNFAPLIDYLTQNKIIKVDTSHKQMKVAYGNYVTHRHVLQGNSDLLSECININNYKTYNYDGINLFSIAELEIKSILIPLHYKKCLADKVFIDFEIDFELHRQVIIDNYAAAIFWLNYWKVVFAANEVSHAITFSGSSIYQKSFKTIAYNFSAKFFLVEHLWTGNEFLLEEQPGPIPNGSIFKYQQSGSVNSPERLRALDIINKKTNKNVKSLGADIFLKPVCQRVLIIGQVCNDYSILRSDTLNDSIANYVKVIDNILNTTSYDVVFKAHPYESNKTNIGTALTKEILELRFEKYITNGRLLICENVSLKSLYSQVSAVMTMCSQAGLEASLAGFKVFILGKSFYSNNLFNKSFDCSEKLVKALNNEETHLNELEFSHLFDFCTDFLVNHAISSNEMNKVSRILDPQNEIGTVPLSENEVRTEYEKTTIEESESVFKRRFKRKLRKFLKEPKSFFVDANKNLLKKL; this comes from the coding sequence ATGGCTTTAACTTTACTTTCCGATAATATTCACTTTACACAAAGAAACTTTGCACCTTTGATTGATTATCTTACTCAAAATAAAATAATTAAAGTTGATACTAGTCATAAGCAAATGAAAGTTGCTTATGGAAATTATGTGACTCATCGCCATGTTTTACAAGGTAACTCTGACCTTTTAAGTGAATGCATAAACATAAATAATTATAAAACGTATAATTATGATGGAATAAACCTCTTTTCCATTGCGGAGTTGGAAATTAAATCTATCTTGATTCCATTGCACTATAAAAAGTGTTTGGCTGATAAAGTCTTTATTGATTTTGAAATAGACTTTGAACTTCACCGACAAGTGATTATTGATAATTATGCTGCAGCAATCTTTTGGTTAAATTATTGGAAAGTTGTTTTTGCTGCAAATGAAGTAAGTCATGCGATTACTTTTTCCGGCTCATCCATTTATCAAAAATCATTTAAAACTATAGCGTATAACTTCTCAGCTAAATTCTTTTTAGTTGAGCACTTATGGACGGGTAATGAATTTTTACTAGAGGAACAACCTGGACCAATACCTAATGGCTCTATTTTTAAGTATCAACAAAGTGGTTCAGTCAATTCTCCTGAAAGACTACGTGCTTTAGATATTATTAATAAAAAAACCAATAAAAATGTGAAATCGCTAGGCGCAGATATTTTTTTAAAACCAGTTTGTCAACGTGTATTAATTATTGGTCAAGTTTGTAATGACTATTCTATTTTGCGTTCAGATACCTTAAATGACTCTATAGCTAATTACGTGAAGGTAATAGATAATATTTTAAATACAACTTCTTATGATGTGGTATTTAAAGCACATCCATACGAAAGCAATAAGACAAATATAGGTACAGCGCTGACGAAAGAAATATTAGAGCTTAGATTTGAAAAATACATAACTAACGGACGCTTACTAATTTGTGAAAATGTTTCTTTAAAAAGCTTATACTCACAAGTCTCTGCTGTGATGACAATGTGTTCTCAGGCTGGTTTAGAAGCATCTTTAGCTGGCTTTAAGGTTTTCATATTAGGTAAATCATTTTACTCAAATAACTTATTTAATAAATCTTTTGATTGCTCCGAAAAGTTGGTAAAAGCTTTAAACAATGAAGAAACTCATCTTAATGAATTAGAATTTAGCCATTTATTTGATTTCTGTACAGATTTTTTAGTTAACCATGCTATTTCAAGCAATGAAATGAATAAAGTTTCAAGAATATTAGATCCTCAAAATGAAATTGGGACAGTGCCACTTTCAGAAAATGAAGTTAGAACAGAGTATGAAAAAACAACAATTGAGGAATCTGAAAGCGTATTTAAGAGACGCTTTAAAAGAAAGTTACGCAAGTTTCTTAAAGAACCTAAGAGTTTTTTCGTTGATGCAAACAAAAATCTTTTAAAAAAATTGTAA